The following coding sequences are from one Nicotiana tomentosiformis chromosome 3, ASM39032v3, whole genome shotgun sequence window:
- the LOC104095243 gene encoding NAC domain-containing protein 7-like translates to MNSFSHVPPGFRFHPTDEELVDYYLRKKITSRRIDLDVIKDVDLYKIEPWDLQEVCRIGTEEQNEWYFFSHKDKKYPTGTRTNRATAAGFWKATGRDKAIYSKHDLIGMRKTLVFYKGRAPNGQKSDWIMHEYRLETDPNAAPQEEGWVVCRVFKKRIATIRKESEHESPIWYDHDQVSFMDSPKQRQHSQSSLTYHYPNYPCKKELDNLHYQIPPPPHHHQQQFLQLPLLESPKFPPPPPCSSMPVFAVNVNNHVHQYGNNNNNISTNTNQLVGDDQLMDWRVLDKFVASQLSQEEVSKENDYSNAANTLNVPTDDSNLNMVRNLNKQEAATENTSTASSSSQIDMWK, encoded by the exons ATGAATTCGTTTTCACATGTTCCTCCTGGATTTCGATTCCACCCAACTGATGAAGAACTTGTAGATTATTACCTCAGGAAGAAAATTACTTCCAGAAGGATTGACCTAGATGTTATCAAAGACGTGGACCTCTACAAGATTGAACCATGGGATCTTCAAG AAGTATGCAGAATAGGGACAGAAGAACAGAATGAATGGTACTTCTTCAGCCACAAAGATAAAAAATATCCAACAGGTACAAGAACAAATAGAGCAACAGCAGCAGGATTCTGGAAAGCAACTGGAAGAGACAAAGCTATTTATTCCAAGCATGACTTGATTGGCATGAGGAAGACATTGGTGTTTTACAAAGGGAGGGCTCCAAATGGTCAAAAATCTGACTGGATTATGCATGAATACCGACTTGAGACTGATCCAAATGCTGCCCCTCAG GAAGAAGGATGGGTGGTATGCCGAGTGTTCAAGAAGAGAATAGCAACCATAAGGAAAGAAAGTGAACATGAGTCACCAATATGGTACGATCATGATCAAGTCTCATTCATGGATTCACCAAAGCAACGTCAGCACTCTCAGTCTAGCCTCACTTACCACTATCCTAATTACCCTTGCAAGAAAGAGCTAGATAATTTGCATTACCAAATCCcacctcctcctcatcatcaccaGCAGCAATTTCTTCAACTTCCTCTTTTAGAAAGTCCTAAATTTCCTCCACCACCTCCATGCAGTTCAATGCCAGTGTTTGCCGTTAACGTTAATAATCATGTGCATCAGTatggaaacaacaacaacaatattagtACCAATACTAATCAACTAGTTGGAGATGATCAATTGATGGATTGGCGAGTGCTTGACAAATTTGTAGCTTCTCAACTTAGCCAAGAGGAAGTTTCCAAGGAAAATGATTACTCAAATGCAGCAAATACCTTAAATGTTCCTACCGATGACTCAAATTTGAATATGGTCAGAAATTTGAACAAGCAAGAAGCAGCTACGGAAAATACTTCAACGGCATCCTCCTCTTCTCAGATTGATATGTGGAAGTGA